Proteins found in one Helicobacter sp. NHP19-003 genomic segment:
- a CDS encoding SIR2 family protein has translation MAGGDHQIFIETSLENIKKAHNENYLSIFAGAGISAGSKLPSWDGLMEALRSKLYGDAKRDEAHLNLAKKFSSQHGALSQNELVDLIKRVEEQLKEKLYDEIKRDRDHLVLAEKFFNQFGNNVYYRTLSEVLKTPDGNDAEPNTLHLEIVKLNLGNLITTNWDNLFEKAISAEGMFFDIIKADADMGDSAGFSKLIKIHGSLDRRNIVFREKDYLEYSQNFPLIENYIKGVFSTDLVVLVGYSLSDPNVKQIISWVNSCSKNVKPIYFIKTNAKFEPIEFGFYQNKNIHVLYLSEVFGKGLDNAQEHVEELKDFFKEIKEKHGERLVLKNHEVQDIGDILLSFDFNVLQQKIDALEMSKELSLKDKLLKYFLLFENRIDDEIMLEIYQQCQEVFAKTRRNKESKIWFSSQFNKCWGFYPGECNNLDSGAWEDFLLELPLNEKSTLKRISRLENYFEQQVARIRSCWENRGYSDPNDFKQEILEKLQEFNRTRIGNCLIIPRLERHRMVYTRALECYWCQTSIDLRSTNNMKREIPILPVNEEIFSHSVKYFQTRELKEIFREYFTGVTFCIKINEDFLEKMFKGICSKFKTYGAFTTRGSRWFDNFLFLASYCSLTQNAFDSMIKKVNDKIQEHKKVVSLVQYERIGHFIDEQSKNNALDLQKCLALVLSYLNLFVEDKAGGYEMEAQQIFSKIVEKIKITGEKYQKLITGFIDKIHQKYIRFVDNGQSSFPEGLEAMIDVQAIQYNQTFLPLIKALHQSGDEDVKKAIKDKLQCILDHKEDYAQTKAHKKYCPWLEKLLQEMQDCPHA, from the coding sequence ATGGCTGGTGGTGATCACCAAATTTTCATTGAGACATCCCTAGAAAACATCAAAAAGGCACACAATGAAAACTATTTAAGCATCTTTGCCGGGGCTGGAATCAGTGCAGGGTCTAAATTGCCATCGTGGGACGGATTGATGGAGGCTCTTAGAAGCAAACTTTATGGTGATGCAAAAAGAGATGAAGCGCATCTTAACCTTGCCAAGAAATTTTCTAGCCAGCATGGCGCACTCTCACAAAACGAATTGGTTGATCTGATAAAGAGAGTTGAAGAACAGCTCAAAGAAAAACTTTATGATGAGATCAAAAGAGACAGGGACCATCTTGTCTTGGCCGAGAAGTTTTTCAATCAATTTGGAAACAATGTCTATTACCGCACATTAAGCGAGGTCTTAAAAACTCCGGATGGCAATGATGCCGAGCCCAACACACTACATCTAGAAATCGTTAAACTTAACCTGGGAAACCTCATCACAACAAATTGGGATAATTTATTTGAAAAGGCCATTAGTGCAGAGGGCATGTTTTTTGACATCATCAAAGCCGATGCAGATATGGGAGACTCTGCAGGCTTTTCAAAACTCATCAAAATACACGGAAGTTTGGATAGAAGGAATATTGTTTTTAGAGAAAAGGACTATTTAGAATACAGCCAAAACTTTCCTCTCATTGAAAACTACATCAAGGGGGTTTTCTCAACCGATCTTGTTGTGTTGGTGGGGTATTCTTTGAGCGATCCCAATGTCAAACAAATCATTTCTTGGGTGAATTCTTGCTCAAAGAATGTAAAACCGATTTACTTTATTAAAACAAATGCTAAATTTGAACCGATCGAGTTTGGGTTTTATCAAAACAAAAATATCCATGTCTTGTATCTTAGTGAGGTTTTTGGCAAGGGATTAGACAATGCACAAGAGCATGTAGAGGAATTAAAAGATTTCTTTAAGGAAATTAAAGAAAAGCATGGCGAAAGGCTGGTTTTAAAGAATCACGAAGTACAAGATATCGGAGATATTCTCCTATCATTTGACTTTAATGTGTTGCAACAAAAGATAGATGCTTTAGAGATGTCCAAAGAATTGTCTCTTAAAGACAAGCTTTTGAAGTATTTTTTACTTTTTGAAAACCGTATTGATGATGAGATCATGCTGGAAATTTATCAACAATGCCAAGAAGTGTTCGCGAAAACTCGCAGAAATAAAGAATCTAAAATATGGTTTTCGAGTCAATTTAACAAGTGTTGGGGATTTTATCCTGGTGAATGCAACAATCTAGACAGTGGCGCGTGGGAAGACTTTTTGCTTGAATTGCCCTTAAATGAAAAAAGCACGCTAAAGCGCATCTCACGGCTTGAGAATTATTTTGAGCAACAGGTTGCAAGAATCCGCTCATGTTGGGAAAATAGGGGGTATTCTGATCCCAACGACTTTAAACAAGAAATATTGGAAAAACTTCAAGAGTTTAATCGTACGAGGATTGGCAATTGTTTGATCATTCCAAGGCTTGAAAGGCATAGAATGGTTTATACAAGAGCCCTTGAATGCTATTGGTGTCAAACCAGCATTGATCTCCGAAGTACAAACAATATGAAGAGAGAAATACCCATATTGCCAGTAAACGAGGAGATTTTTAGCCATAGCGTTAAATATTTTCAAACCAGAGAATTAAAGGAGATTTTTCGAGAATATTTTACGGGAGTCACTTTTTGTATTAAAATCAATGAGGATTTTTTAGAAAAAATGTTTAAAGGCATTTGTTCCAAATTTAAAACATATGGAGCTTTCACCACTAGGGGTAGTCGTTGGTTTGACAATTTCTTATTCCTAGCCTCGTATTGCTCGCTCACCCAAAACGCTTTTGACAGCATGATAAAAAAAGTCAATGATAAAATCCAAGAGCACAAAAAGGTGGTAAGCCTTGTCCAATATGAAAGAATAGGGCATTTTATAGACGAACAATCCAAAAATAACGCCCTTGATTTGCAAAAGTGCTTGGCTTTGGTGCTGTCTTATCTCAATCTTTTCGTTGAAGATAAGGCTGGAGGGTATGAAATGGAAGCACAGCAAATCTTCTCAAAGATAGTAGAAAAAATAAAAATAACGGGCGAAAAATACCAAAAATTAATCACTGGGTTTATAGACAAGATTCACCAAAAATATATCCGCTTTGTCGACAATGGACAATCTAGTTTCCCAGAAGGCTTGGAAGCCATGATAGATGTCCAAGCCATCCAATACAACCAAACCTTCCTCCCCCTCATCAAAGCCCTTCACCAATCCGGCGATGAGGATGTCAAAAAAGCCATAAAGGACAAATTGCAGTGTATCCTAGATCACAAAGAGGACTATGCGCAAACCAAAGCGCACAAAAAATATTGCCCATGGCTGGAGAAATTGTTGCAAGAAATGCAGGATTGCCCCCATGCATAA
- a CDS encoding DUF4349 domain-containing protein, producing MKLAKFALHCDGEKVTSLEQLKEHFNLLDILEHYKSGTLHRWLKSRGYASELEGVEAIKATEDADILNALCGVFGIEESKESIQDMLENHKDMQEKEALETEKEALRAEIASLKAQLKTLQSPPHKTQRSLAKH from the coding sequence ATGAAATTAGCCAAGTTTGCCCTACATTGCGATGGGGAAAAAGTTACGAGTTTAGAGCAACTTAAAGAGCATTTTAATTTGCTGGATATTTTGGAGCACTATAAAAGCGGTACTCTGCACCGCTGGCTTAAGTCAAGAGGGTATGCGAGTGAGTTAGAGGGCGTGGAAGCGATTAAAGCCACAGAGGACGCAGACATTTTAAATGCGTTATGTGGGGTCTTTGGGATTGAGGAGAGCAAGGAGAGTATCCAAGACATGCTAGAGAACCATAAAGACATGCAAGAAAAAGAAGCCCTAGAGACAGAAAAAGAAGCCCTAAGAGCGGAGATTGCAAGCCTAAAGGCACAGCTAAAAACCCTGCAATCCCCCCCCCACAAAACCCAACGCAGCCTAGCAAAACATTAA
- a CDS encoding AAA family ATPase — MTPINLAQQLQQLIDTHAPILYLQCQDKDALDVLVAQVREGRECLEFDNALGALDFQSKRPLDLEHPQDLTSFLKAHYDRPFDTELFLVLKDIENELEQSPSAVALLQRMARLILNNAAYNATIFIFSTHLGTPTIPKELEIYTRIFDIPLPDKTQILDTITKFAKANQIPLEEQVAKELALDCKGLREVQIEQILRLAYYQRGGINAQSRDFVIQEKEQRIKKTNLLEMVRPKEGEDLAHMGGLERLKHWLKAQAHIIANLDLASQRGVDMPKGVLVVGVPGCGKSLNAKACAGLFKLPLVRLDVGRLFGKFIGQSEENMRAALQLAEAISPCVLWIDEIEKAFSGMGANEGAHEVSRRLFGHFLTWMEEKTSMVFIVATANDITRFPPEFLRKGRFDELFFVDLPGVAEREQILKIHLQKRQQNPEHLDLKSLAKECEGFSGADLENLVKLAVQEAFISGGNIDKYDFQEAFKSTIPITKTMHAKIHAIRVQAQKLHLKNAGESVACEELISEDRDCNYSTKLREKIRLNVRNKLVGALVRLDKNAGSEYDAGELSDISTMLNLVQSIDSFYQSVESLVVSASNKDYESTPTKGLRYEAKRPNNLSYDQKD; from the coding sequence ATGACCCCCATAAATTTAGCCCAACAACTCCAGCAACTCATAGACACCCACGCCCCCATTTTGTATCTGCAATGCCAAGACAAGGACGCTTTAGATGTGCTTGTCGCACAAGTGAGGGAGGGTAGGGAGTGTTTAGAATTTGACAACGCCTTAGGGGCATTAGATTTTCAAAGCAAACGCCCCCTAGATTTAGAGCACCCCCAAGATTTGACAAGCTTTTTAAAAGCCCACTACGACCGCCCCTTTGACACCGAGCTGTTTTTGGTGCTTAAAGACATTGAGAATGAGCTAGAGCAAAGCCCTAGTGCGGTGGCGCTCTTGCAACGCATGGCGCGCTTGATTTTAAACAACGCCGCTTACAACGCCACGATTTTTATTTTCTCCACCCATTTAGGCACGCCCACCATCCCCAAAGAGCTAGAGATTTACACCCGCATTTTTGACATCCCCCTGCCGGATAAAACCCAAATCTTAGATACCATTACAAAGTTTGCCAAAGCCAACCAAATCCCGCTAGAGGAGCAAGTGGCAAAGGAATTAGCCCTAGATTGCAAGGGCTTAAGGGAGGTGCAAATCGAGCAGATTTTACGCCTAGCCTACTATCAAAGGGGGGGTATCAACGCCCAAAGCCGGGACTTCGTGATCCAAGAGAAAGAACAACGCATTAAAAAGACCAATCTTTTAGAAATGGTGCGTCCTAAGGAGGGAGAGGACTTAGCGCACATGGGCGGGCTAGAAAGGCTCAAACACTGGCTAAAAGCGCAAGCGCACATCATCGCCAATTTGGACTTAGCCAGCCAAAGGGGCGTGGATATGCCAAAGGGGGTTTTGGTCGTGGGCGTGCCTGGGTGTGGGAAGTCTTTAAACGCGAAGGCGTGTGCGGGGTTGTTTAAGCTCCCCTTAGTCCGCCTAGATGTGGGGCGGTTGTTTGGCAAATTCATAGGCCAGAGCGAGGAGAACATGCGCGCGGCTTTGCAATTAGCCGAAGCCATCAGCCCCTGTGTGCTGTGGATCGATGAGATCGAAAAGGCGTTTAGCGGCATGGGGGCAAACGAGGGGGCACACGAGGTCAGCAGGCGGCTATTTGGGCATTTTTTGACTTGGATGGAGGAGAAAACCAGCATGGTTTTCATCGTAGCCACAGCCAATGACATCACCCGCTTTCCCCCTGAGTTTTTACGCAAGGGGCGGTTTGACGAGCTGTTTTTTGTGGATTTGCCCGGTGTGGCAGAGAGGGAGCAAATTTTAAAAATCCACCTACAAAAACGCCAGCAAAACCCAGAGCACCTAGACTTAAAAAGCCTTGCCAAAGAGTGCGAGGGCTTTAGTGGGGCGGATTTAGAAAATCTCGTCAAATTAGCGGTGCAAGAGGCGTTTATTAGTGGGGGGAACATAGATAAATATGATTTTCAAGAGGCTTTCAAATCTACTATACCCATCACCAAGACCATGCACGCCAAAATCCACGCCATTCGGGTGCAAGCCCAAAAATTGCACCTAAAAAACGCCGGCGAGTCTGTGGCGTGCGAGGAGCTAATCAGTGAGGACAGGGATTGCAATTACAGCACAAAATTAAGGGAGAAAATCCGCTTAAATGTGCGTAATAAATTAGTGGGGGCTTTGGTGCGTTTGGATAAGAACGCCGGCAGTGAATACGATGCTGGGGAGCTTAGCGACATCTCCACCATGCTTAATTTAGTGCAATCCATTGACAGCTTTTACCAGTCTGTGGAGAGCCTTGTGGTTTCGGCAAGTAACAAAGATTACGAATCCACGCCAACAAAAGGCTTGAGATACGAGGCAAAACGCCCCAATAACCTAAGCTACGACCAAAAGGACTAG
- a CDS encoding DUF2130 domain-containing protein yields MQTLICPHCSKPIDANDALLAPLKEQFNKEVEDKRHEYKQAFKKLEAQQEAFDQKLQEGIEQALQAQKSQLEAKASAQMAQERVQMQAQLKAQMQAEQQNALKAMEQELQEKSKQLQELHALQAKNARLEREKEEIKAQIEAESALSLNAKLEEAKAKMQATFEVKSKQQEEEIKKLKEGINQAQKRAELTSQQLQGEAQELAIEGYLKAQFPQDTIAEVPKGQKGADCLQRVHNERGVCCGVVCYESKRAKKFDRKWIADLKANVLEAGAEVGVLVSEAMPKDLERMGLVEGVWVCSFQEFKGLSMALREMVVRLHGAYKSQENKADKMHYLYAYLTSQEFSQHVQGLVESFVALQRDLEDEKRAMERLWSKREKQIKKILSHVNKSYGSLEGIAGLDMPALPALQLPAEG; encoded by the coding sequence ATGCAAACCCTCATTTGCCCACATTGTTCTAAGCCCATTGATGCCAATGATGCCTTGCTAGCTCCCCTAAAGGAGCAGTTTAACAAAGAAGTGGAGGACAAACGCCACGAATATAAACAAGCCTTTAAAAAGCTTGAGGCACAACAAGAAGCCTTTGATCAGAAGTTACAAGAGGGCATAGAGCAAGCCTTGCAAGCACAAAAATCCCAGCTAGAAGCCAAGGCAAGTGCCCAAATGGCACAAGAGAGGGTGCAAATGCAAGCACAGCTTAAAGCCCAAATGCAAGCCGAACAGCAAAACGCCTTAAAAGCGATGGAGCAAGAGTTGCAAGAGAAGTCTAAGCAGTTGCAAGAATTGCACGCCTTGCAAGCCAAAAACGCCCGTTTAGAGCGGGAAAAAGAAGAGATTAAGGCACAAATCGAGGCAGAAAGTGCCTTGAGCCTAAATGCCAAACTAGAGGAAGCGAAGGCGAAAATGCAAGCCACTTTTGAGGTGAAATCTAAGCAACAAGAGGAGGAGATTAAAAAGCTCAAAGAGGGGATCAACCAAGCACAAAAGCGTGCTGAGCTCACCTCCCAGCAACTGCAAGGCGAGGCGCAAGAATTAGCCATTGAGGGGTATTTGAAAGCCCAATTTCCCCAAGACACCATCGCCGAAGTACCTAAGGGGCAAAAGGGGGCAGATTGCTTGCAGAGGGTGCATAATGAGCGGGGTGTGTGCTGTGGGGTGGTGTGCTACGAGAGCAAGCGGGCAAAGAAGTTTGATCGCAAGTGGATTGCTGATCTCAAGGCAAATGTACTGGAGGCGGGGGCTGAGGTGGGGGTTTTGGTGAGTGAGGCGATGCCTAAGGATTTAGAGCGTATGGGCTTGGTCGAGGGGGTGTGGGTGTGTAGTTTTCAAGAGTTTAAGGGGCTGAGTATGGCTTTACGCGAAATGGTGGTACGCTTACACGGGGCGTATAAGAGCCAAGAGAACAAGGCGGATAAAATGCACTACCTTTATGCCTATCTCACCAGCCAAGAGTTTAGCCAGCATGTGCAGGGCTTGGTGGAGAGCTTTGTCGCCTTGCAAAGGGATTTAGAGGATGAGAAGCGGGCGATGGAGCGGCTTTGGAGCAAGCGAGAAAAGCAGATTAAAAAAATCTTATCCCATGTCAATAAAAGCTACGGCTCTTTAGAGGGCATTGCTGGGCTGGACATGCCCGCACTGCCGGCGTTGCAACTACCGGCTGAGGGGTAG
- a CDS encoding YeeE/YedE thiosulfate transporter family protein codes for MRILMQKWAFAPCVWVLSVASVFYFGVVGTYWAVTGEFTRWSGALLGWLGVDTAHLGYFKIIGLKGSILERIDGVMVLGMFLGMLGAAGLAGRIGFNLPTKAQMGRALFGGLLAGLGARLGLGCNLASFLTGIPQFSLHAWFFTLATLLGMGLAFKHLPLSCSQVVRQKPPKILNHALALCAFAGFMGLAWHLHHKLFYALCFGAFFGFVIAKGQVCFTTAFRHLFVQRQSAQVVALVWAMAVGSVGVFVYLQSGHSAKIMWASPGIALGGCSLGWGLCWQGV; via the coding sequence GTGCGTATTCTCATGCAAAAATGGGCGTTCGCGCCCTGTGTTTGGGTTTTGTCTGTGGCTTCTGTCTTTTACTTTGGAGTGGTCGGCACTTACTGGGCGGTTACGGGGGAATTCACCCGCTGGAGTGGGGCTCTCTTGGGCTGGCTGGGCGTGGATACAGCCCACTTAGGCTATTTTAAAATCATCGGTCTTAAGGGCAGTATCTTAGAGCGCATCGATGGGGTGATGGTGCTGGGCATGTTTTTAGGCATGTTGGGAGCGGCAGGTTTAGCGGGGCGCATCGGTTTTAATCTGCCTACAAAGGCGCAAATGGGGCGGGCACTCTTTGGGGGGCTCTTAGCTGGGCTTGGGGCACGCTTGGGACTGGGGTGCAATTTGGCAAGCTTTCTTACGGGCATCCCACAATTTAGCTTGCATGCGTGGTTTTTCACTTTGGCGACCTTGCTTGGCATGGGGCTTGCCTTTAAACATTTGCCCCTTAGTTGCTCTCAAGTCGTGCGACAAAAGCCTCCCAAAATTTTAAACCACGCCTTGGCCCTTTGTGCTTTTGCGGGTTTTATGGGTTTGGCATGGCACTTGCACCACAAGCTTTTTTACGCCCTATGTTTTGGGGCGTTCTTTGGCTTTGTCATTGCTAAGGGGCAGGTTTGTTTCACCACCGCTTTTAGGCATTTGTTTGTGCAAAGGCAGAGCGCACAGGTAGTTGCTCTTGTGTGGGCGATGGCGGTGGGGAGTGTGGGGGTGTTTGTCTATTTGCAGTCAGGCCACTCCGCTAAGATTATGTGGGCAAGCCCGGGCATTGCTTTAGGGGGCTGCTCTTTGGGGTGGGGATTGTGCTGGCAGGGGGTGTGA
- the gltX gene encoding glutamate--tRNA ligase, whose translation MLRFAPSPTGSMHIGNLRVALLNFIVAKLLKLPLMLRIEDTDTQRNIEGKDAEIFGILEQMGVTWDQLVYQSANFATHLDYTQKLLDKGEAFYCHCTPEFLEKKKQEAVQAKRPFRYNDSWALLEKTSNPNPVVRLRGSAQDVVFHDLIKGSIHFKAAELDSFVIVRSNQVPTYNFACATDDFNYKITHIIRGEDHISNTPKQILIKQALSRVLGVPETPTIYAHLPIILNEDDGKKMSKRYEASSVQWLLKQGFLPASIANYLAAMGYQAPKEVFSLSEALQWFALEKVSASSAHFSLPYLRHLNHEHLKALDLASLAKVLGIEPAKAPLAQLFLEECSTLNELQDKLSAMFGPKDINKDYEGQNFYDKCTTLYHALKAMPTVADFNAFKQEAMQKSQLKGKDFFKPLRILLTGRAHGVELALLYPHLAPFLEQILVLKTEHGR comes from the coding sequence ATGTTGCGCTTTGCCCCCTCGCCTACAGGAAGCATGCATATTGGGAATTTGCGTGTGGCTTTGTTGAATTTCATCGTGGCCAAGCTCCTCAAACTCCCCCTCATGTTACGCATTGAAGACACCGACACCCAGCGCAACATTGAAGGCAAAGATGCCGAGATTTTTGGGATTTTAGAGCAGATGGGTGTAACTTGGGATCAGCTCGTCTACCAAAGCGCAAATTTTGCCACGCATTTAGACTACACCCAAAAACTCCTAGACAAGGGTGAGGCTTTTTATTGCCACTGCACTCCCGAATTTTTAGAAAAGAAAAAACAAGAAGCCGTGCAAGCTAAAAGGCCTTTCCGCTACAACGACTCTTGGGCATTGCTAGAAAAGACAAGCAACCCTAACCCTGTGGTGCGCTTAAGGGGGAGCGCACAGGATGTGGTCTTTCACGACCTCATCAAGGGCAGCATCCACTTCAAGGCGGCGGAGTTAGACAGCTTTGTCATTGTGCGCTCAAACCAGGTCCCCACTTATAATTTTGCTTGCGCCACAGACGACTTTAACTATAAAATCACCCACATCATCCGCGGCGAAGACCATATCAGCAACACCCCCAAACAAATTTTAATCAAACAAGCCCTAAGCCGTGTGTTAGGAGTGCCCGAAACGCCCACGATTTACGCCCACTTGCCCATCATTTTAAACGAAGACGATGGCAAGAAGATGAGCAAACGCTATGAAGCGTCCAGCGTGCAATGGCTCTTAAAACAAGGCTTTTTACCCGCCAGCATCGCCAATTACTTAGCCGCAATGGGCTACCAAGCCCCCAAAGAGGTTTTTAGCCTAAGTGAAGCTTTGCAGTGGTTTGCACTAGAAAAGGTCAGCGCATCTAGCGCACATTTTAGCTTGCCTTATTTGCGCCATTTAAACCACGAACACCTCAAAGCTTTAGACCTAGCAAGCCTTGCTAAGGTGTTGGGCATTGAGCCGGCTAAAGCCCCTTTAGCCCAACTTTTCTTAGAGGAGTGCAGTACTTTAAATGAGTTGCAAGACAAGCTAAGCGCCATGTTTGGCCCTAAAGACATTAATAAAGACTACGAAGGGCAAAACTTCTACGATAAATGTACCACGCTTTATCACGCCCTAAAAGCCATGCCCACCGTGGCAGATTTCAACGCTTTTAAACAAGAGGCCATGCAAAAAAGCCAGCTGAAGGGCAAGGACTTTTTCAAGCCCTTAAGGATTTTACTCACAGGGCGAGCGCATGGCGTGGAGCTCGCCCTGCTTTACCCACACCTTGCCCCCTTTTTGGAGCAAATTTTGGTGTTAAAGACAGAACATGGTCGCTAG
- a CDS encoding YggT family protein, with protein MVASTLLSATATILRILINTYIWVIIIAALLSFVRPDPNNTIVQILYRLSEPALNKAKQLAPFLVFNGIDLSPLAVILVLKFLDMTAVQLMFNYAQG; from the coding sequence ATGGTCGCTAGCACCCTTTTAAGCGCCACTGCCACCATCCTGCGCATCTTGATCAACACTTATATTTGGGTGATCATCATCGCTGCGCTTTTAAGCTTTGTGCGCCCAGACCCAAACAACACCATCGTGCAAATCCTTTACCGCTTGAGCGAACCTGCCCTCAACAAAGCCAAGCAACTTGCCCCCTTTTTGGTGTTTAATGGCATTGATTTATCGCCTCTAGCGGTGATTTTGGTGTTGAAATTCCTTGACATGACCGCCGTGCAGCTCATGTTTAACTATGCACAAGGGTAA
- a CDS encoding lytic transglycosylase domain-containing protein: protein MFRAFWLLVFCVALNAQHISLAYLKSKPKGIPRDFFIWLYLQNPNITAEQAKDAYNLIAHKNPKLQELAQARGALNLIPHPCQGLPLEVLSDKDSACIAKALSLSSIFTKAQDPKSAAILRTLQPKLKGYPKLYKALQIVLNPTDQAIFLHAGASAVATLYNSLSYEQKQDFLDRPFDPEVLAKLANANDPSFNDILRRVILDSHFAVFKKALSRTSVTNSDSKTFFLLGINALLHQEEISAFTYFDRTEKQADKPFMHDKAVFWKYLLSQNNSYLDILSQSTNPNLFSLYANFKRKSLPKYNIVTSLGFLSHRPPKFDIKDPFAWQIFKEKILSIGNKRAFLRALKPLKTEQSMAHLAYFLERYYNDGRNYFLTPYAKKAHFKSLEEKAMAYAIARQESLLLPALVSSSYALGLMQIMPFNVAPFAKALGFNKVQLTDMFDPHLSLIFGNYYLNTLKEEFKNPLFVAYCYNGGPNFFRKLLKERHFFTRGKFEPWLSMELIPYEETRLYGQKVLANYIIYQSIFKHHSKKVSFDLQGFFNTILKDRHD, encoded by the coding sequence TTGTTTCGGGCATTTTGGCTGTTGGTTTTTTGTGTTGCTTTAAACGCCCAGCACATCAGCCTAGCCTATTTGAAAAGCAAGCCCAAAGGCATCCCTAGAGATTTCTTCATTTGGCTTTACTTGCAAAATCCCAACATCACAGCCGAGCAAGCCAAAGATGCCTACAATCTCATTGCCCACAAAAACCCAAAATTGCAGGAACTTGCCCAAGCAAGGGGAGCTTTAAATTTAATCCCCCACCCTTGTCAAGGCTTGCCCCTAGAAGTTTTAAGCGATAAGGACAGCGCGTGCATCGCCAAAGCTCTAAGCCTTTCTAGTATTTTCACAAAAGCACAAGATCCCAAGAGTGCAGCGATTTTACGCACTTTGCAACCAAAGCTCAAAGGCTACCCCAAACTCTACAAAGCCCTGCAAATTGTGCTCAACCCCACAGATCAAGCCATCTTTTTGCACGCGGGGGCTAGCGCCGTTGCCACCCTTTACAATTCCCTAAGCTACGAGCAAAAGCAGGACTTTTTAGACCGCCCCTTTGACCCCGAAGTTTTGGCGAAATTAGCGAATGCAAACGACCCTAGCTTTAACGACATTTTAAGACGAGTCATTTTAGACAGCCACTTTGCCGTGTTTAAAAAAGCCCTAAGCCGCACCTCCGTCACCAACTCCGACTCTAAAACCTTTTTTCTTTTAGGCATCAATGCTTTGTTGCACCAAGAGGAAATCAGCGCTTTCACCTACTTTGATCGCACAGAAAAGCAGGCGGACAAACCCTTCATGCATGATAAGGCGGTGTTTTGGAAGTATCTACTGAGCCAAAACAACTCTTATTTAGACATCTTGAGCCAAAGCACCAACCCCAATCTCTTTAGCTTATACGCCAATTTCAAGCGCAAGAGCTTGCCTAAATACAACATAGTAACTTCGCTAGGCTTCTTAAGCCACAGACCCCCAAAATTTGACATTAAGGACCCTTTTGCGTGGCAAATCTTTAAAGAGAAAATCCTATCCATCGGTAACAAGCGCGCCTTTTTAAGAGCTCTAAAGCCCTTAAAAACCGAGCAGAGCATGGCGCATTTGGCGTATTTCTTAGAGCGCTATTACAACGATGGGCGGAATTACTTTTTAACCCCCTATGCCAAAAAAGCCCATTTTAAAAGCCTAGAAGAAAAGGCGATGGCTTACGCCATTGCAAGGCAAGAGAGTCTACTGCTCCCCGCTTTGGTGTCTTCCTCTTACGCTTTAGGGCTGATGCAAATCATGCCCTTTAATGTCGCCCCCTTTGCTAAAGCTCTTGGTTTCAACAAAGTCCAGCTGACCGACATGTTCGATCCGCATTTATCCCTCATCTTTGGCAATTACTATTTAAACACCCTTAAAGAGGAGTTTAAAAACCCCCTGTTTGTAGCTTACTGCTACAATGGGGGGCCAAATTTTTTTAGAAAGTTGCTCAAGGAACGCCACTTTTTCACAAGGGGCAAATTCGAGCCATGGCTGAGTATGGAGCTCATCCCCTATGAAGAAACCCGCCTTTATGGGCAAAAAGTCTTAGCAAACTACATCATCTACCAGAGCATTTTTAAACACCACTCTAAGAAAGTCAGCTTTGACTTACAGGGTTTTTTCAACACAATTTTAAAGGACAGACATGATTAA
- the galU gene encoding UTP--glucose-1-phosphate uridylyltransferase GalU, with the protein MINKCLFPAAGYGTRFLPATKAMPKEMLPIVNKPLIQYGVEEAMEAGCTGMAIVTGRGKRAIEDHFDISYELEHQINGTHKEQQLEGIRALMQNCSFSYTRQHEMKGLGHAIYTAQTLIGNEPFCVLLADDLCINRGGRGVLAQMVELYAKYQCCIVAIEEVALEEVHKYGVILGQEMAKGVYQVQNMVEKPKLEEAPSNLAVIGRYILTPDIFEVLKHTPPGKNNEIQITDALLQQAQDKLVLAYKFEGKRYDCGSVEGFIQATNDFYQLQR; encoded by the coding sequence ATGATTAACAAATGCCTTTTTCCGGCCGCGGGCTATGGCACCCGTTTTTTGCCCGCCACAAAGGCGATGCCAAAGGAGATGCTCCCCATTGTCAATAAGCCACTCATCCAATACGGCGTGGAGGAGGCGATGGAGGCGGGTTGCACGGGGATGGCGATCGTTACAGGGCGGGGCAAGCGCGCCATTGAAGACCATTTTGACATCAGCTACGAGCTAGAACACCAAATCAACGGCACGCATAAAGAGCAGCAATTAGAGGGCATTCGGGCTTTAATGCAAAATTGCAGTTTCTCTTACACGAGGCAACACGAAATGAAGGGCTTGGGGCATGCCATTTACACAGCACAGACCTTGATTGGCAACGAGCCTTTTTGTGTGCTTTTGGCCGATGACCTTTGCATCAATCGGGGGGGCAGAGGGGTTTTAGCCCAAATGGTCGAGCTTTACGCCAAGTACCAATGTTGCATTGTGGCGATTGAAGAAGTGGCGCTAGAAGAGGTGCATAAATACGGCGTGATTTTAGGCCAAGAGATGGCTAAGGGGGTGTATCAAGTGCAAAACATGGTGGAAAAACCCAAGCTCGAGGAAGCTCCAAGCAACTTAGCCGTCATCGGGCGTTATATCTTAACCCCTGATATTTTTGAAGTTTTAAAGCACACCCCCCCGGGCAAGAACAACGAAATCCAAATCACGGACGCGCTCTTGCAACAAGCGCAAGATAAGCTCGTGTTGGCCTATAAATTTGAGGGCAAACGCTATGACTGCGGGAGTGTAGAGGGCTTTATCCAAGCTACAAACGATTTTTATCAGCTCCAACGCTAG